A DNA window from Hevea brasiliensis isolate MT/VB/25A 57/8 chromosome 2, ASM3005281v1, whole genome shotgun sequence contains the following coding sequences:
- the LOC131177924 gene encoding uncharacterized protein LOC131177924: MVKELKTQASTHKFSCLDAVMAELKWWMMWLITDEDNELQLSDLSPSMVGGDTSKESCKRKREVSRKPVPEVEVAVSPPRQIECLLRPISSNVEGESSGPTVRTLSQGAQHLIQSLERNRSTQGNPSLAKVMGASICFQEYRNRLAEESINDILTQTMSLGLEAIANQHDASAAQAQLSSANDYIARLEDRIKRCEEKIVEVEQELEVTRAGRSVDLARFAEELHVKEEELRAKEEELQAKEEESTTKEAGAYVNAHNDLLAELRKRYLEEDLS, encoded by the exons atggtgaaagagttaaagactCAGGCGTCCACCCACAAATTCTCATGTTTAGATgcagttatggccgaactgaagtggtggatgaTGTGGCTAATCACCGATGAAGACaatgagcttcagctctctgacctcagtcCTA gtatggtgggTGGCGACACTTCTAAAGAGAGctgcaagcgaaagagggaggtctccagaaaG CCAGTCCCTGAAGTAGAGGTCGCCGTTTCTCCACCTCGGCAGATTGAATGTTTGCTTCGTCCaatctcttccaatgtggaaggaGAGTCTTCTGGTCCTACTGTTAGGACGCTTTCCCAGGGAGCTCAACACCTCATCCAATCACTAGAAAGGAACCGCTCCACTCAAGGGAATCCTAGCCTAGCCAAGGTCATGGGAGCctccatctgcttccaagaatATCGGAAcaggttggcagaggagagcatcAATGATATTTTGACTCagacaatgagtttgggcttggaggctattgcAAATCAACAT GATGCCTCAGCTGCACAGGCTCAACTCTCCTCTGCCAATGACTACATCGCTAGATTGGAAGATCGGATAAAGCGTTGCGAAGAGAAGATAGTCGAAGTGGAGCAGGAACTTGAAGTCACCCGAGCTGGTCGATCTGTCGATCTCGCTCGTTTCGCTGAGGAACTTCACGTGAAGGAGGAGGAGCTCCGGGCCAAGGAGGAGGAGCTCCAGGCCAAGGAAGAGGAAAGCACAAcaaaagaggctggggcatatgtgaacgcccataatgacCTCCTGGCTGAGCTGAGGAAGCGTTATCTTGAGGAGGACTTATCCTGA